From the genome of Pelobacter propionicus DSM 2379, one region includes:
- a CDS encoding ABC transporter permease translates to MNLAIRDIRYNLGRFILTSIGLGLLLGVVISMGGIYRGLIADSLSILNVNKADIWVVQQGTNGPFAESSRIPEEIKYRIAAIPGVLQVAPLAFQTIQIERNAKPFRFFLMGYDLNSFGGPPEIIAGRDIRQKHYEMVVAEAMKMALGEKIHLGIHDYTVVGITGKIVSSGGDPVAYVSLADAQEIQFKQDNNATRNNREKIGSQVNGNKTLSPIQNRLMKQSIVDVTESTHTINTVIAKLSPGKDLKEVQERVSRWNHYRAISDEEQTKILSKGMIEKARMQLGLFSIILLIISSVIISLIIYTSTLDKIRVIATLKLIGSQNRVIVGMILQQSLLMGILAYGIGYVLILITSEKFPRRVVLETLDLQSLFIIVIAICTISSFVGIRKALSVEPAEALGG, encoded by the coding sequence ATGAATCTCGCCATCCGGGACATAAGATATAACCTCGGTAGATTTATTCTGACCTCTATTGGCTTGGGCCTTCTCCTGGGAGTGGTCATAAGTATGGGGGGGATCTATCGTGGTTTGATAGCAGACTCGCTGTCAATCCTCAATGTTAACAAGGCGGATATCTGGGTTGTTCAGCAGGGCACTAATGGTCCCTTTGCCGAGAGTTCGCGCATTCCTGAGGAGATCAAATACCGTATCGCCGCTATTCCGGGAGTGTTGCAGGTAGCCCCGCTCGCATTTCAGACTATTCAGATAGAACGTAATGCCAAACCGTTTCGCTTTTTTTTGATGGGATACGACTTGAACAGCTTTGGCGGGCCGCCGGAAATCATTGCAGGACGTGATATCCGCCAGAAACATTACGAAATGGTTGTTGCCGAAGCGATGAAGATGGCGCTCGGTGAAAAAATACACCTGGGGATTCATGACTACACAGTGGTCGGCATTACCGGGAAGATCGTTTCCTCAGGAGGCGATCCGGTTGCATATGTGAGTCTTGCAGATGCGCAGGAAATTCAGTTCAAGCAAGACAATAATGCCACACGTAACAACCGCGAAAAAATAGGCTCACAAGTGAACGGAAACAAGACACTTTCACCGATTCAAAATCGGCTGATGAAACAGAGCATCGTTGACGTGACCGAATCTACCCACACGATAAATACGGTTATAGCAAAACTCTCTCCCGGCAAGGATTTGAAAGAGGTGCAGGAGCGGGTATCGCGATGGAATCATTATCGAGCCATCTCCGACGAAGAACAAACCAAAATACTGTCCAAAGGCATGATAGAAAAAGCCAGGATGCAATTAGGGCTTTTCAGCATCATACTTCTTATCATTTCGTCTGTTATCATCTCCCTGATCATCTATACCTCGACCCTCGACAAGATCAGGGTCATTGCCACGCTGAAACTTATCGGCTCTCAGAACCGGGTAATAGTTGGCATGATTCTTCAGCAGTCATTGTTGATGGGGATTCTTGCCTACGGTATCGGTTATGTGCTTATCCTGATAACCAGTGAAAAATTTCCTCGCCGGGTCGTTCTTGAAACATTGGACCTGCAATCGCTTTTTATCATTGTCATAGCAATATGCACGATTTCGAGCTTTGTAGGCATACGGAAGGCGCTTAGTGTCGAACCGGCAGAAGCGTTGGGTGGTTAA
- a CDS encoding single-stranded DNA-binding protein, with product MASLNKVMLIAALGKDPEVRYTSSGTAVASLSVATTEKTKNSSGEWEDRTEWHRVVFWARQAEIAGEYLSKGKSVYIEGRLQTREYEKDGIKRYTTEIVGEKLQMLSPKGDRNNSNTDGSTSNNSGGNKSGASDKFEDQDIPF from the coding sequence ATGGCCAGCTTGAACAAAGTTATGTTGATTGCAGCACTCGGAAAAGACCCGGAAGTACGTTACACCAGTTCAGGCACAGCAGTTGCTAGCCTGAGCGTTGCCACCACCGAAAAAACCAAGAATAGCAGCGGTGAGTGGGAAGATCGTACCGAGTGGCATCGAGTGGTTTTTTGGGCTCGCCAAGCTGAAATTGCCGGCGAGTATCTTTCCAAGGGAAAGTCGGTCTATATTGAGGGTCGTTTACAGACCAGGGAATACGAAAAGGACGGCATCAAGCGCTATACCACCGAAATTGTGGGCGAGAAACTGCAAATGCTCTCCCCCAAGGGCGATCGCAACAACAGCAACACTGATGGATCGACAAGCAATAATAGTGGTGGCAACAAAAGCGGTGCGTCAGACAAATTCGAGGATCAGGATATTCCATTCTGA
- a CDS encoding TolC family protein, translating into MKVYLLLLLTILFLPHALYAANILTLDDALETALKNHPQLMEAREYLHGAEARTLQAKASYYPQVSIAADWNKGRTFLTPTESIKSTKVHSEAVYLKQTIYDFGRTANAVEAAHEADIAASETVAVTRQDLAFRVRSAYYLLLAAEKQVVAVKETVEAREAVFRQAQEFFSQGIRAKVEVTRAEANLYAARTALIRAENNRDIAWVELSNSIGIPSLNKCILAEPSTAIGAVPDRAFAQNEALNNRAELKRQTALKNSAAASLKAAKSGYLPLLTGTASAGYADRDFPPGGNVWAIGLNLTIPIFSGFSTVAQTKEAVAALRGVEAQHNNLKLQIAKDVETAWFSIREATARISSTEKEVIAARENRSLAMGRYQEGIGNIIEVTDAQSQSLDADTSKIQAIYDYHIAVARLHRAIGKE; encoded by the coding sequence ATGAAAGTATATTTGCTGCTCCTGTTGACGATTCTGTTTTTACCTCATGCTCTTTACGCCGCGAACATTCTGACGCTTGATGACGCTCTGGAAACTGCCCTGAAAAATCACCCTCAATTGATGGAAGCCAGAGAATATCTTCATGGTGCTGAGGCCCGAACCCTTCAGGCAAAAGCCTCTTACTATCCACAGGTCAGTATTGCAGCTGACTGGAACAAAGGGCGGACGTTCCTGACGCCAACGGAAAGTATAAAATCTACAAAAGTGCATTCTGAGGCGGTTTACCTCAAGCAAACCATCTATGACTTCGGCCGGACAGCAAATGCGGTTGAAGCGGCACACGAGGCTGACATTGCAGCTTCGGAAACAGTTGCTGTAACGCGTCAGGATCTGGCATTCCGGGTAAGATCCGCATACTATCTTTTACTTGCTGCAGAAAAGCAGGTCGTTGCAGTAAAGGAAACCGTTGAAGCCAGGGAAGCGGTTTTCAGGCAGGCCCAGGAGTTTTTTAGCCAAGGTATCAGGGCTAAGGTAGAAGTCACAAGGGCCGAGGCAAATCTGTACGCGGCCAGGACTGCTTTAATACGGGCAGAGAATAACAGGGATATCGCCTGGGTCGAACTTTCCAACTCCATCGGGATCCCCTCTTTAAATAAATGCATTCTTGCTGAACCTTCAACTGCAATCGGGGCTGTGCCGGATCGTGCCTTTGCCCAGAACGAAGCTTTAAACAACAGGGCTGAGCTGAAACGCCAAACAGCCTTGAAAAACTCGGCAGCAGCCTCATTGAAAGCAGCAAAAAGTGGATATCTCCCTCTGTTAACCGGTACAGCCAGTGCTGGCTATGCAGACAGGGACTTCCCTCCCGGTGGAAATGTCTGGGCGATAGGATTGAATCTGACCATTCCGATATTCTCCGGTTTTTCAACTGTTGCGCAGACAAAAGAGGCCGTGGCCGCACTGCGCGGAGTCGAAGCGCAACACAACAACCTGAAGTTGCAGATCGCAAAAGACGTTGAAACCGCCTGGTTCAGTATCAGAGAGGCTACGGCACGAATTTCATCAACTGAAAAGGAAGTGATTGCCGCTCGAGAGAATCGGTCTCTGGCCATGGGACGTTATCAGGAAGGGATTGGCAACATAATTGAGGTAACCGATGCACAATCACAATCACTTGATGCCGATACATCAAAAATCCAGGCGATTTATGATTATCACATTGCGGTAGCCAGGCTTCACAGGGCAATCGGCAAAGAATAG
- a CDS encoding efflux RND transporter periplasmic adaptor subunit: MELIKKIIQKKKMWIWALIVLSVVILLKLTLLAPPKVLAVKLVKRDLTAQVYGNGTVEAKVLVGVSSKITGRIVELYADQGDHVKSGQLLATLESDDLIQQQHQAEAGVNKSAANLNVEKANLQKALANLTLAEKNAGRFKKLADQNMVSRLEAEQYDNIWQIAKEEVARCSASLESVRMEQTGNRASLGFARSKAADTRIYAPYDGVIITRDLEKGATVVPGQVVFSLADPKTVWVKANVDESQLKGVAVGKRAVISLRSSPGRQYPGQVARIGRQSDRVTEELEVDVAFTPPLNNFRLGEQADVYIITETKTSAPSLQSVALITRENTRGVWIIENGRLRFKPVVIGIEDTNNFTEIISGLDVNDNIVVAPQPVMSKFRNGQKVRLQ, encoded by the coding sequence ATGGAACTGATCAAGAAAATAATACAGAAGAAAAAAATGTGGATCTGGGCATTAATTGTTTTGTCCGTGGTCATCCTTCTTAAGCTGACACTGCTGGCTCCGCCAAAGGTGCTGGCCGTAAAGCTGGTAAAGCGCGATCTGACAGCACAGGTCTATGGAAATGGCACAGTGGAGGCCAAAGTGCTGGTAGGGGTTTCCAGTAAGATCACCGGCCGGATTGTTGAACTGTATGCTGATCAGGGCGATCATGTCAAAAGTGGTCAACTGCTCGCCACCCTTGAAAGCGATGATCTTATCCAGCAACAACACCAGGCAGAGGCTGGAGTCAATAAGTCAGCGGCAAACCTGAATGTAGAAAAGGCCAACCTCCAGAAGGCTCTGGCAAATCTGACCCTGGCTGAAAAAAATGCCGGGCGTTTTAAAAAACTTGCGGATCAAAACATGGTCTCCAGGCTTGAGGCCGAACAGTATGACAACATCTGGCAGATTGCCAAAGAAGAGGTGGCTCGCTGCTCTGCGTCGCTGGAATCGGTCCGAATGGAACAAACAGGTAACAGGGCCAGCTTGGGTTTTGCGCGGAGCAAAGCAGCTGATACCCGGATCTATGCTCCTTACGACGGGGTAATTATCACGCGAGATCTGGAAAAGGGTGCAACTGTGGTACCCGGCCAAGTTGTTTTCAGTCTTGCTGACCCTAAAACCGTCTGGGTCAAGGCGAATGTGGACGAATCGCAGTTAAAAGGCGTAGCTGTCGGCAAGAGAGCCGTCATATCTCTACGCTCATCTCCGGGGCGGCAATATCCCGGACAAGTGGCTCGTATTGGACGACAGAGCGATCGTGTTACTGAGGAGCTGGAGGTGGATGTGGCTTTTACACCTCCGTTAAACAATTTCAGGCTGGGGGAGCAAGCAGATGTCTACATTATTACTGAAACAAAAACATCGGCACCTTCTCTACAATCAGTCGCGCTGATAACCAGGGAAAATACACGCGGTGTTTGGATAATAGAGAACGGCAGGCTGAGGTTTAAGCCAGTTGTTATCGGAATCGAAGATACTAATAATTTTACGGAGATTATAAGTGGCCTTGATGTTAACGATAATATTGTAGTAGCCCCTCAACCAGTGATGTCCAAATTTCGTAACGGACAGAAGGTACGATTGCAATGA
- the istA gene encoding IS21-like element ISPepr5 family transposase, protein MDIAALKRSGHSIRWIARKLGIHRKTVKKYLESNSFPAYHRKDTKPSILEPYHQIIRDFLDEDEYQATWILTRIKRMGYSGSYDTLKVFVRSIKEQKRRIAYQRFETEPGLQAQVDWGDFKVVDSTGKTTPLYAFVMVLGFSRAMYVEFVERCTLEAFMDCHLRAFRHLKGVPAEILYDNMKQVVVGRENGRPVFNTEFLHFARHYGFTPRLCPPYSPWVKGKVERPMHYVRESFWRGYGFHSLEETNQDVAAWIAETAHQRIHGTHRQQVQARWEQEQPCLGALPPSEYDTSLKYFRKVYKDCLLSFGGNRYYVPYQAAGRKVLLKVKASVIRIYHDDELLALYQIPEINGQTIGIPDKPPPRTPRQTPRYGQDRGMATRGLTTGTLYPEVYRRPLEEYDRYAAGGAPWNS, encoded by the coding sequence ATGGACATAGCCGCACTCAAACGCTCCGGCCACAGTATCCGATGGATCGCACGCAAGCTGGGCATTCATCGCAAGACTGTGAAGAAGTATCTCGAAAGCAACTCTTTCCCCGCATATCACCGGAAAGACACCAAACCATCCATCCTTGAACCGTATCACCAGATCATCCGGGATTTTCTCGATGAGGATGAATATCAGGCCACCTGGATACTCACCCGCATCAAAAGGATGGGGTATTCCGGCAGTTACGATACCCTCAAGGTATTCGTCCGCTCCATCAAGGAACAGAAGCGTCGCATTGCTTATCAGCGCTTCGAAACGGAGCCCGGTCTCCAGGCCCAGGTTGACTGGGGAGATTTCAAGGTGGTCGATTCCACGGGAAAGACCACACCCCTTTACGCCTTCGTAATGGTCCTGGGATTTTCCCGGGCCATGTACGTCGAATTCGTTGAACGATGCACCCTGGAGGCGTTCATGGACTGTCACCTCCGGGCATTTCGCCACCTCAAGGGCGTTCCCGCCGAAATCCTCTACGACAACATGAAGCAGGTCGTCGTGGGCCGGGAGAATGGCCGGCCGGTGTTCAACACCGAATTCCTCCATTTTGCCAGGCACTACGGTTTTACGCCCCGCCTCTGCCCTCCCTACAGCCCCTGGGTAAAGGGAAAGGTCGAACGCCCCATGCACTATGTGCGGGAAAGCTTCTGGCGGGGGTATGGATTCCATTCTCTGGAAGAGACCAATCAGGATGTTGCTGCCTGGATCGCGGAGACCGCCCACCAGCGTATCCACGGTACCCACCGTCAGCAGGTTCAGGCTCGCTGGGAGCAGGAACAGCCCTGCCTGGGAGCGCTACCGCCCTCCGAGTACGACACATCCCTCAAGTATTTTCGCAAGGTCTATAAGGACTGCCTGCTCTCCTTTGGCGGCAACCGCTACTACGTTCCCTACCAGGCCGCGGGGAGAAAGGTCCTTTTGAAGGTCAAGGCCAGCGTCATTCGGATCTATCACGATGACGAACTGCTGGCCCTGTACCAGATTCCGGAGATCAACGGGCAGACCATCGGCATTCCTGACAAACCGCCACCCCGGACTCCCCGGCAGACCCCGCGCTATGGTCAGGACCGGGGGATGGCCACCCGTGGTCTCACGACCGGAACGCTCTACCCCGAAGTCTACCGTCGCCCTCTGGAAGAGTATGACCGCTACGCCGCCGGAGGTGCCCCATGGAACAGCTGA
- a CDS encoding recombinase family protein, with amino-acid sequence MLVGYARVSTLDQNLDLQLSALTQAGCGKIYEDQISGTRAERPGLTLTLEVLRDGDTLVVWKLDRLGRSVKGLIDLITELEKRGVNFKSLTDSIDTGTPSGRFFFHVMASLAQMERELIVERTRAGLVAARKNGRIGGRKRKMTDSKIESAKKLLSSGVTPKEVADNLGISIPTLYRWIPASSNHQLS; translated from the coding sequence ATGTTAGTTGGTTATGCTCGTGTTTCAACCCTGGATCAAAACTTGGATTTGCAGCTTAGTGCGCTCACCCAAGCAGGATGCGGTAAAATATATGAAGACCAAATAAGTGGAACTCGTGCCGAGCGCCCAGGCTTAACACTGACGTTGGAGGTGTTGCGGGATGGTGACACGCTTGTCGTGTGGAAGCTCGATCGCTTAGGGCGAAGCGTCAAGGGGTTGATCGATCTCATCACCGAACTGGAGAAACGGGGAGTTAATTTCAAGAGTCTCACAGACAGCATTGATACCGGCACTCCGTCTGGACGTTTTTTCTTCCATGTGATGGCGAGTCTGGCGCAAATGGAGCGAGAGCTGATCGTTGAACGAACCAGAGCTGGATTAGTTGCCGCACGCAAAAATGGGAGAATTGGAGGACGTAAGCGTAAGATGACAGACAGCAAGATTGAATCTGCAAAGAAGCTCTTATCCTCTGGCGTTACCCCAAAAGAGGTCGCAGATAATCTTGGTATATCAATTCCTACGCTCTATCGTTGGATACCAGCATCATCAAACCACCAACTATCTTGA
- the istB gene encoding IS21-like element ISPepr5 family helper ATPase IstB, with protein MEQLTYERLQDNLKRLKLFKAVEILDDVATITQSDGSSHLAFLDRLLEEEVAAKDKRRVDTAMKIAGLPMAKTIEEYDFTFHPHLDKKAVMELFDLTFLAKHENVIFLGPPGVGKTHLAIALAIKACYHGFKVYFTTMHTLIAKLKESQAKGKAYLNSSLVIVDEVGYLPVNNQEAYLFFQFISYRYEKSSTIITSNKSFSDWQELFGDQVIASAILDRLLHHSKVVNIKGHSYRLQGHAFAKQLSQKGGESISTTPD; from the coding sequence ATGGAACAGCTGACCTATGAGCGCCTCCAGGACAACCTGAAACGGCTGAAGCTCTTCAAGGCGGTGGAAATCCTTGACGATGTCGCCACCATCACCCAGAGCGATGGGAGCTCTCACCTTGCCTTTCTTGACCGACTCCTGGAGGAAGAAGTGGCGGCAAAGGACAAGCGCCGCGTGGATACCGCCATGAAGATAGCCGGTCTTCCCATGGCCAAGACCATCGAGGAGTACGACTTCACCTTCCACCCCCATCTGGACAAGAAAGCGGTGATGGAACTCTTCGATCTGACCTTTCTGGCCAAACACGAAAATGTCATCTTCCTGGGACCGCCGGGAGTGGGTAAGACCCACCTCGCCATCGCCCTGGCAATCAAGGCCTGCTATCACGGCTTCAAGGTTTACTTCACCACCATGCACACCCTGATCGCCAAGCTGAAGGAGAGTCAGGCCAAGGGAAAGGCCTATCTCAACTCAAGCCTGGTGATCGTCGATGAAGTTGGCTACCTGCCGGTCAACAATCAGGAAGCCTACCTCTTCTTCCAGTTCATCTCCTACCGCTACGAGAAAAGCTCGACCATCATCACCTCCAACAAGAGCTTCTCCGATTGGCAGGAACTCTTCGGAGACCAGGTCATTGCTTCGGCCATCCTGGACCGACTGCTTCACCACAGCAAGGTGGTCAACATCAAAGGGCACAGCTACCGGTTACAGGGACATGCCTTCGCCAAGCAACTCTCTCAGAAAGGAGGTGAATCCATTTCAACAACACCTGATTGA
- a CDS encoding DUF3232 domain-containing protein, which yields MMQNLQRKVPSNVLSFVSSHIKGSEEVMERYKAVCSIIKSDEVAVRLLEGLIDAATRYFGKVVEMENRLQTARFRLESEELKALTEDLDRSRRFAHDAMISDLHIFNRYLVKEYGEDLSEAGFQGGIFPNPDAIRDRIAIADWAGELLSGIYAARKK from the coding sequence ATGATGCAAAATCTTCAAAGAAAAGTACCTTCCAATGTGCTATCCTTCGTATCCAGCCACATCAAGGGATCGGAGGAAGTAATGGAACGGTACAAAGCAGTCTGTAGCATCATCAAGTCGGATGAAGTCGCAGTTAGACTTCTCGAAGGACTTATAGATGCCGCAACAAGGTACTTTGGCAAGGTCGTGGAGATGGAAAACAGGCTTCAGACCGCAAGATTTCGTTTGGAATCCGAAGAACTAAAGGCCCTGACCGAAGATCTCGATAGATCAAGGCGATTTGCACATGACGCCATGATCAGCGATCTGCATATCTTCAACCGATACCTTGTCAAAGAGTATGGTGAGGATTTGTCAGAAGCGGGATTCCAGGGCGGCATATTCCCAAATCCTGATGCAATTCGTGATCGTATCGCAATCGCTGACTGGGCTGGGGAATTGTTAAGCGGTATCTATGCTGCAAGAAAAAAATAG
- a CDS encoding ABC transporter ATP-binding protein yields MYAIEVEKLTKIYGKGETAVTAISDANFQVKPGELVAFLGPSGSGKTTILTCIGLINEPTRGKVVIDGTTVADSGWQNGIDLKRMRREKLGFIFQAHNLIPFLTAVENVMVALQINGVGRKEAQKRSAELLDALNLGHRLNNYPSALSGGESQRVAIARALANKPKVILADEPTAALDTENGKNVMALLKLLAVENHSAILVVTHDHRMVEGFDRIFQVSDGRIIGEHKNGDI; encoded by the coding sequence ATGTATGCGATAGAAGTGGAAAAACTCACAAAAATATATGGTAAAGGCGAAACAGCGGTAACCGCCATATCAGATGCAAACTTTCAGGTCAAACCTGGGGAGTTGGTCGCCTTCCTCGGTCCTTCAGGTTCTGGCAAGACTACTATTCTAACCTGTATTGGCCTGATTAACGAGCCGACACGCGGCAAGGTGGTCATAGACGGCACAACCGTAGCCGATTCCGGATGGCAAAACGGCATTGACCTGAAACGGATGCGCCGTGAAAAACTCGGATTTATCTTCCAGGCCCACAACCTGATCCCGTTTCTGACTGCTGTGGAAAACGTGATGGTAGCACTGCAGATCAATGGGGTGGGACGCAAAGAGGCCCAAAAACGTTCCGCTGAGCTCCTGGATGCGCTCAATCTCGGGCACCGACTCAACAATTACCCGTCAGCCCTTTCCGGTGGGGAATCTCAGCGAGTTGCCATTGCGCGGGCATTGGCCAACAAGCCAAAAGTAATCCTTGCCGATGAACCAACTGCTGCCCTAGACACTGAAAATGGGAAAAATGTCATGGCCCTTCTTAAGCTCCTGGCTGTTGAAAACCATTCGGCAATTCTGGTCGTTACCCATGACCACAGAATGGTGGAGGGGTTTGACAGGATTTTCCAGGTAAGTGATGGTCGCATTATAGGCGAACACAAAAATGGAGATATTTGA